From a single Brassica napus cultivar Da-Ae chromosome C9, Da-Ae, whole genome shotgun sequence genomic region:
- the LOC106399414 gene encoding histidine-containing phosphotransfer protein 2 — MDAHVAQLQMQYRNYILSLYQQGFLDDQFTELKSLQDDGSPDFVAEVLSLFFDDCVKLVGNMARALDQIGTVDFCQVGANVHQLKGSSSSVGAKRVKGLCINFKELCEAKNYEGCVRCLQQVDIEYKTLKAKLQDMFNLEKQIVQAGGIVPQVDIN, encoded by the exons ATGGACGCTCACGTCGCTCAGCTGCAGATGCAATATCGTAACTACATCCTTTCTCTCTACCAACAG GGCTTTCTGGATGATCAGTTTACTGAGTTGAAAAGTCTGCAAGATGATGGAAGTCCTGATTTTGTGGCTgaggttctctctctcttctttgatGATTGTGTCAAGCTTGTCGGTAACATGGCTAGAGCTTT GGACCAGATAGGAACTGTAGATTTTTGTCAGGTTGGTGCTAATGTTCATCAGTTGAAGGGTAGTAGCTCaag TGTTGGTGCCAAGAGGGTTAAAGGCTTGTGTATTAACTTCAAGGAACTTTGTGAGGCTAAGAACTATGAAGG GTGTGTGAGATGTCTGCAGCAAGTGGATATAGAATACAAGACGTTAAAGGCAAAGCTTCAAGATATGTTCAAT cttgagaaacaaatagttCAAGCTGGTGGTATCGTTCCTCAAGTGGATATTA